One Prinia subflava isolate CZ2003 ecotype Zambia chromosome 9, Cam_Psub_1.2, whole genome shotgun sequence DNA segment encodes these proteins:
- the LOC134554983 gene encoding C-type lectin domain family 2 member H-like isoform X1, which translates to MSLSVCHQRGCEAVPEADLRKAFPALLMSPEQGAVCSQHRDAGCELEESELCSHHGVVKELLHLQEAPAAGVPHLPGVQEATCHEQGDATCEHAGSEDVESGFCSRDGSVREPLHTQGRNVHRILRSFPGKRFRCRAVPVLVLVVLVLLVLALAVALAVQSAPKLPVTPATPLLVLGPHPGWVGCNGVWYYFSRDSSTWEQGQERCSELGASLAIVKDEDLGLLFRLRGNVDYWLGLRRRGQRLHWGDGSNFSSWVHVLGDSECVFLADNKFVSQSCSNERPYLCSKAQAPL; encoded by the exons ATGTCCCTTTCAGTGTGCCACCAGCGTGGGTGTGAAGCTGTTCCCGAGGCCGATCTCCGAAAGGCTTTTCCAGCACTCCTGATGTCTCCGGAGCAAGGGGCTGTTTGTTCCCAGCACAGAGATGCCGGctgtgagctggaggagagTGAATTGTGCTCCCATCATGGAGTTGTGAAGGAGCTCCTGCATCTCCAGGAGGCACCAGCAGCTGGGGTTCCACACTTGCCTGGGGTGCAAGAAGCCACTTGTCATGAGCAGGGGGATGCCACTTGTGAACATGCAGGGAGTGAAGATGTGGAGAGTGGATTCTGCAGCCGTGATGGGAGTGTGAGGGAGCCCCTGCATACCCAGGGCAGGAATGTACACAGGATCCTCAGAAGCTTCCCAG gcaaGCGGTTCAggtgccgtgccgtgcccgtGTTGGTGCTGGTTGTGCTCGTGTTGCTGGTGCTGGCTTTGGCGGtggccttggctgtgcagtcag ccccaaagCTTCCAGTCACGCCTGCGACTCCGCTCTTGGTTCTGGGCCCTCACCCTGGCTGGGTTGGATGCAATGGAGTCTGGTACTACTTCTCCAGGGATTCCAGCACCTGGGAGCAGGGTCAGGAACGGTGCTCCGAGCTCGGGGCCTCCCTGGCCATTGTCAAGGATGAGGACCtg ggtttgctctTCCGCCTCCGCGGGAACGTCGATTACTGGCTCGGGCTGCGCAGACGGGGCCAGCGCCTGCACTGGGGGGACGGCAGcaacttcagctcctg GGTTCATGTCCTTGGCGATTCCGAGTGTGTGTTCCTGGCTGACAATAAATTTGTGAGTCAGAGCTGCTCCAATGAGCGGCCGTACCTGTGCAGCAAGGCCCAAGCTCCCCTGTGA
- the LOC134554983 gene encoding C-type lectin domain family 2 member H-like isoform X2 produces the protein MSPEQGAVCSQHRDAGCELEESELCSHHGVVKELLHLQEAPAAGVPHLPGVQEATCHEQGDATCEHAGSEDVESGFCSRDGSVREPLHTQGRNVHRILRSFPGKRFRCRAVPVLVLVVLVLLVLALAVALAVQSAPKLPVTPATPLLVLGPHPGWVGCNGVWYYFSRDSSTWEQGQERCSELGASLAIVKDEDLGLLFRLRGNVDYWLGLRRRGQRLHWGDGSNFSSWVHVLGDSECVFLADNKFVSQSCSNERPYLCSKAQAPL, from the exons ATGTCTCCGGAGCAAGGGGCTGTTTGTTCCCAGCACAGAGATGCCGGctgtgagctggaggagagTGAATTGTGCTCCCATCATGGAGTTGTGAAGGAGCTCCTGCATCTCCAGGAGGCACCAGCAGCTGGGGTTCCACACTTGCCTGGGGTGCAAGAAGCCACTTGTCATGAGCAGGGGGATGCCACTTGTGAACATGCAGGGAGTGAAGATGTGGAGAGTGGATTCTGCAGCCGTGATGGGAGTGTGAGGGAGCCCCTGCATACCCAGGGCAGGAATGTACACAGGATCCTCAGAAGCTTCCCAG gcaaGCGGTTCAggtgccgtgccgtgcccgtGTTGGTGCTGGTTGTGCTCGTGTTGCTGGTGCTGGCTTTGGCGGtggccttggctgtgcagtcag ccccaaagCTTCCAGTCACGCCTGCGACTCCGCTCTTGGTTCTGGGCCCTCACCCTGGCTGGGTTGGATGCAATGGAGTCTGGTACTACTTCTCCAGGGATTCCAGCACCTGGGAGCAGGGTCAGGAACGGTGCTCCGAGCTCGGGGCCTCCCTGGCCATTGTCAAGGATGAGGACCtg ggtttgctctTCCGCCTCCGCGGGAACGTCGATTACTGGCTCGGGCTGCGCAGACGGGGCCAGCGCCTGCACTGGGGGGACGGCAGcaacttcagctcctg GGTTCATGTCCTTGGCGATTCCGAGTGTGTGTTCCTGGCTGACAATAAATTTGTGAGTCAGAGCTGCTCCAATGAGCGGCCGTACCTGTGCAGCAAGGCCCAAGCTCCCCTGTGA